Proteins from a single region of Trichomycterus rosablanca isolate fTriRos1 chromosome 16, fTriRos1.hap1, whole genome shotgun sequence:
- the phpt1 gene encoding 14 kDa phosphohistidine phosphatase — MAAELLAKIPEADIDPNGVFKYVLIRVNSKTDDSYVDIVRGYAWAEYHADIYDKVSGDLERAGDVDCECLGGGRIRHDSAEKKIHVYGYSMGFGRANHMVSTEKLKTRYPDYEISWSNEGY; from the exons ATGGCTGCTGAACTACTCGCCAAGATTCCCGAGGCTGATATCGATCCGAATGGGGTGTTTAAATACGTGCTTATAAGAGTTAATAGCAAAACAGATGATTCATATGTGGACATAGTGCGCGGATACGCGTGGGCCGAGTATCACG CTGATATCTACGACAAGGTTTCGGGTGATCTGGAGAGAGCAGGTGATGTGGACTGTGAGTGTTTAGGAGGTGGCAGGATCAGACATGACAGCGCTGAGAAAAAAATCCACGTCTATGGCTATTCCATG GGCTTTGGACGAGCCAATCACATGGTTTCTACAGAGAAGCTGAAGACACGGTACCCAGACTATGAGATATCGTGGTCGAATGAAGGCTACTGA